The DNA segment CAAAGCGTTATTGTCATAAATTCGAAGATCTTTTCTATGCCAAAAAAGTATTCTGGGATTATTCATTAAATTCCTAAAAATTGCTTTGCTCTAAACCAAGCTGTTACTGTCTTTGCATCAAGGACTTCATCACCACAAGAAATTAAATTATCTAAATTCTGAGGATCCATAAGCAAAACTTCTATATCTTCGTCTAAATCCCCTTTTACCTTATTTTTTAATTTACTTAAATCACGTGCAAGAAATAAATGAATGACTTCATCTGAATATCCAGGAGCATTTACTAGAGCTCCTAGTTTATCCCATTTTTCTGCTTTATATCCAGCCTCCTCCTGAATTTCTCTTTTGATTGAGT comes from the Prochlorococcus marinus str. MIT 9515 genome and includes:
- a CDS encoding NUDIX hydrolase; this encodes MDDNIHFKKAIFKEKISELKTKKFSFEINRIELPNGHEDEYGQIIFPNAALAVPITNENKVILLRQYRFAVSRYLLEFPAGTLEIGETPINSIKREIQEEAGYKAEKWDKLGALVNAPGYSDEVIHLFLARDLSKLKNKVKGDLDEDIEVLLMDPQNLDNLISCGDEVLDAKTVTAWFRAKQFLGI